Proteins from a single region of Apium graveolens cultivar Ventura chromosome 7, ASM990537v1, whole genome shotgun sequence:
- the LOC141673405 gene encoding uncharacterized protein LOC141673405 codes for MKTLFLTQFQVAVKYTPPVTTLANVKQKEGESLTSYFKRFNAESTLMRGATDETLKILLIAGLRVGTDFWKHLQGKDPVSLADVLAQAESFKAIEQSLAETKKNDNTHNSKRRSKRRDRSLSPDYRREWSPPSNYERKVNNYKDRGIFKKPDCLTSWQSRDKKKYCDYHESTGHDTHECRHLRDEIEELIKAGYLGEWIDKVKRRRGIDDKGKDERQPPRAEDI; via the exons atgaaaactttgttttTGACACAATTTCAAGTTGCAGTGAAGTACACACCACCCGTTACCACCCTAGCTAATGTGAAACAGAAGGAAGGAGAAAGTTTGACCTCATACTTCAAGAGGTTTAATGCAGAATCCACTTTGATGAGGGGTGCAACTGATGAGACGCTGAAAATACTTCTTATAGCTGGATTGCGTGTGGGAACGGATTTCTGGAAGCACCTGCAAGGGAAAGACCCTGTGTCACTGGCTGATGTGCTTGCGCAGGCGGAATCATTCAAAGCAATTGAACAGTCGCTTGCAGAAACAAAAAAAAATGACAACACCCATAACTCCAAGAGGCGATCCAAGAGAAGGGATAGATCCTTGAGCCCAGATTATCG GAGAGAGTGGAGCCCGCCATCGAACTACGAGAGGAAGGTCAACAATTATAAGGATAGAGGAATCTTCAAAAAGCCCGACTgtctaacttcatggcagagTAGAGACAAAAAGAAGTATTGTGACTACCATGAGTCTACCGGCCACGACACCCATGAGTGTCGTCACCTGAGAGATGAAATTGAGGAATTAATCAAGGCTGGATACCTAGGAGAGTGGATTGACAAGGTGAAGCGACGCAGGGGAATCGATGACAAGGGTAAGGATGAAAGACAGCCCCCGCGGGCGGAAGACATTTAA